The proteins below are encoded in one region of Candidatus Saccharimonadales bacterium:
- the rplN gene encoding 50S ribosomal protein L14, whose amino-acid sequence MIQQETRLKVADNSGAKELLCIRVLGGSRRRYALVGDVITASVKVAMPGAAVKKKEVVQAVVVRTKHPAKRADGTVIRFDENAAVLIDKSGNPRGTRIFGPIARELRDGGYMKIISLAPEVL is encoded by the coding sequence ATGATCCAACAGGAAACCAGGTTAAAAGTCGCCGACAACAGCGGAGCCAAAGAGCTTCTCTGCATTCGAGTGCTGGGCGGTTCTAGGCGGCGCTATGCCCTGGTGGGTGATGTCATCACCGCTAGCGTTAAAGTAGCTATGCCGGGGGCTGCGGTCAAGAAAAAGGAAGTTGTCCAGGCTGTGGTGGTTCGGACCAAACATCCAGCCAAGCGCGCCGATGGGACCGTTATTCGATTCGACGAAAACGCCGCCGTTTTGATTGATAAAAGTGGTAACCCCAGGGGTACACGCATTTTTGGCCCGATCGCTCGAGAATTGCGCGACGGCGGTTACATGAAGATTATTTCGCTCGCCCCGGAGGTCCTGTGA
- the rplC gene encoding 50S ribosomal protein L3, translating to MKALLGKKVGMTQIFDASGNVVPVTVIEAGPCVVTQIKQPDRDGYLAVQLGFGAAKKPGKSLVGHSKKAGTTPKYMKEIRLPALPEGEAALKVGTKLEASIFEVGDKVQVSGTSKGKGFAGTIKRHNFHTGPKTHGSHNYRAPGSIGSGYPQHVFKGMKMAGQMGHSQVTTKNLTVALVDPKLGVIGLRGAVPGPRKGLVVVRGL from the coding sequence ATGAAAGCCCTACTCGGAAAAAAAGTTGGAATGACCCAAATCTTCGATGCAAGCGGCAATGTCGTGCCGGTTACTGTCATTGAGGCTGGTCCTTGTGTTGTCACCCAAATCAAGCAGCCTGATCGCGATGGCTACTTGGCGGTCCAACTTGGCTTTGGTGCGGCCAAAAAGCCGGGTAAATCTCTAGTCGGACATAGCAAAAAGGCTGGTACAACTCCCAAGTATATGAAGGAAATTCGCTTGCCAGCCCTGCCTGAGGGCGAAGCCGCCTTGAAAGTTGGCACCAAGCTCGAAGCTAGCATTTTCGAAGTTGGTGATAAGGTTCAAGTCAGCGGTACCTCCAAAGGCAAAGGTTTTGCCGGTACCATCAAGCGGCACAATTTTCACACCGGCCCCAAAACCCATGGCTCGCACAATTACCGCGCCCCTGGATCGATTGGTTCGGGCTATCCCCAACACGTTTTTAAAGGTATGAAGATGGCTGGCCAAATGGGACACTCTCAAGTTACAACCAAAAACCTAACCGTTGCATTAGTTGATCCTAAACTTGGCGTCATCGGTCTGCGTGGAGCAGTGCCTGGACCCCGCAAAGGCTTAGTGGTGGTCAGAGGTCTGTGA
- a CDS encoding replication-associated recombination protein A, translating into MNLFEETAQKPLADRIRPKNLEDVIGQEHLLGQNQFLSAVIKKHQPTSMILWGPPGSGKTTIARIIAASGDYAFEELSAVTSGLPEVKQVIERAKQRQKLGQQTILFVDEIHRFNKAQQDAFLPHVETGTIILIGATTENPSFEVIGPLLSRTRVVVLEPLSTLDLIKIIHRAIKELPGKQLDEKAAELLAELSAGDARVALNGLETAASLSGGTIKTDIIKQALQKTSLRYDKSGEYHYNLISAYIKSMRGGDSDAALFYLARMLEGGEDPKFIARRLVIFASEDVGLADAAALPLAVATFQAVERIGLPECQLNLSHATIYLATAPKSRAATNALGAATKAAKDNPLAEVPLHLRNAPTKLMKQLDYGKDYKWEPGFEHAKGFMPEGLEDQKFYQPDVGPKVDKPKT; encoded by the coding sequence ATGAATCTGTTTGAAGAAACCGCTCAAAAACCGCTGGCTGATCGCATCCGCCCTAAGAATCTCGAAGATGTTATTGGTCAAGAGCATTTGCTCGGTCAAAACCAGTTTTTAAGCGCCGTTATCAAAAAGCATCAGCCGACTAGCATGATCCTGTGGGGGCCGCCGGGTAGTGGCAAGACTACGATTGCTCGCATTATTGCCGCCAGTGGCGATTATGCGTTTGAAGAACTCAGTGCGGTTACTTCCGGCTTGCCAGAGGTCAAACAAGTTATTGAACGGGCCAAACAGCGCCAAAAACTCGGTCAGCAGACGATTTTGTTCGTCGATGAAATTCACCGCTTTAATAAGGCTCAGCAGGACGCTTTTTTACCTCACGTTGAAACTGGCACAATTATCTTGATTGGTGCGACTACCGAAAACCCGTCATTTGAAGTCATTGGGCCTTTGTTGTCCCGCACGCGGGTGGTGGTGCTAGAACCGCTTTCAACTTTGGATCTTATTAAAATAATTCATCGGGCCATTAAAGAACTGCCGGGCAAACAGTTGGACGAAAAGGCCGCCGAACTCTTAGCTGAACTCTCGGCCGGTGATGCACGGGTAGCACTAAACGGGTTGGAAACGGCTGCTAGCTTGAGTGGTGGCACCATTAAAACCGATATCATCAAGCAAGCCTTGCAAAAAACCAGTTTACGCTACGACAAAAGCGGTGAATACCACTACAACTTAATTTCGGCTTACATCAAATCGATGCGGGGCGGTGATAGCGATGCCGCCTTGTTTTATCTAGCGCGGATGCTGGAAGGCGGCGAGGACCCCAAATTTATTGCCCGGCGCTTGGTCATTTTTGCATCCGAAGACGTTGGCTTAGCTGACGCAGCCGCCCTGCCGCTGGCCGTTGCTACATTCCAGGCGGTGGAACGCATTGGCCTGCCCGAGTGCCAGCTAAATTTGAGTCATGCTACGATTTATCTAGCGACAGCCCCTAAATCGCGAGCCGCTACCAATGCCCTTGGGGCTGCCACTAAAGCCGCTAAGGACAACCCTTTAGCCGAAGTACCGCTACATTTGCGCAATGCCCCGACCAAGTTGATGAAACAACTTGATTACGGCAAAGACTACAAATGGGAACCGGGCTTTGAGCACGCCAAAGGCTTCATGCCCGAGGGTCTAGAGGATCAAAAATTCTACCAGCCGGATGTGGGCCCAAAGGTTGACAAGCCTAAGACATAA
- the rplW gene encoding 50S ribosomal protein L23, translating to MSLILTPKISEKAIAQAEAGKYVFEVPTATNKVEVAHAVEAAFKVKVTDVNMLITKGKVKQFKRQSGRRADVKKAIVTLKKGDSIKLFEGAK from the coding sequence ATGAGTTTAATTCTGACACCCAAAATTAGCGAAAAAGCTATTGCTCAAGCCGAGGCTGGCAAATACGTTTTCGAAGTTCCAACTGCTACCAACAAAGTCGAAGTGGCTCATGCTGTTGAAGCCGCCTTTAAGGTTAAGGTCACGGACGTTAATATGCTGATTACCAAAGGCAAGGTCAAACAGTTCAAGCGCCAGAGTGGCCGCCGTGCTGACGTCAAAAAAGCCATTGTAACGCTAAAAAAGGGCGATAGCATCAAACTCTTTGAGGGAGCTAAGTAA
- the rplP gene encoding 50S ribosomal protein L16: MLIPRKTKYRKQQKGRLRGVATRGSEINFGQFALKAETGERISSRQIEAARRAMTRYIKRGGKIWIRVFPDVPITSKPAEVRMGSGKGAVDHYAARVKPGRIMFEMSGVPEDVAREAMRLAAHKLPMKTKFLVRHVPGEEQS; the protein is encoded by the coding sequence ATGTTAATCCCGCGCAAAACTAAATATCGCAAGCAGCAAAAGGGGCGCTTGCGCGGAGTGGCTACGAGAGGTAGCGAAATTAACTTCGGCCAATTTGCGCTGAAAGCTGAGACCGGTGAGAGGATCAGTTCGCGCCAGATCGAAGCTGCCCGGCGAGCTATGACTCGCTACATCAAACGCGGTGGTAAAATTTGGATCCGAGTGTTCCCAGATGTACCGATTACCTCTAAACCCGCCGAAGTCCGCATGGGTAGCGGCAAGGGTGCGGTTGATCATTATGCAGCTAGAGTCAAACCAGGCCGAATTATGTTCGAAATGTCTGGTGTGCCCGAGGATGTGGCCAGAGAAGCCATGCGCCTAGCGGCCCACAAATTACCGATGAAAACCAAGTTTTTGGTGCGTCATGTACCAGGCGAGGAGCAATCATGA
- a CDS encoding tetratricopeptide repeat protein — MAQQKRHVLLKGATMPSETELERYQAELAEAELALTSEAYDSAERIARRALDLNPDGIKAKAILGKSFYKRGLYRQAMTFLQPAALYEDESQVLLLVSQIRCGLNRLRKMAVTNELVEVLKRICSVGEREVWQVGYDFLKANSGIDAEAKQVLEFARTHRPSWVSET; from the coding sequence GTGGCGCAGCAAAAGCGCCATGTTCTTTTGAAAGGGGCCACAATGCCCTCCGAGACGGAACTCGAACGCTACCAGGCAGAGCTAGCTGAAGCTGAGTTGGCGCTTACTTCCGAGGCGTACGACAGTGCTGAAAGGATCGCAAGAAGGGCGCTTGATTTGAATCCCGATGGCATCAAGGCGAAAGCCATCCTCGGGAAAAGCTTCTACAAGCGGGGTTTGTATCGTCAGGCGATGACATTTTTGCAGCCGGCCGCACTCTACGAAGACGAGTCTCAAGTTTTACTGCTCGTCTCCCAAATTCGTTGCGGGCTCAACCGCCTACGGAAAATGGCTGTCACAAATGAACTTGTAGAGGTTCTCAAGCGTATTTGCAGTGTCGGGGAGCGGGAAGTCTGGCAAGTGGGGTATGACTTTCTAAAAGCCAACAGCGGCATAGACGCTGAGGCTAAACAAGTCCTGGAGTTCGCTAGAACCCACCGTCCGAGCTGGGTTTCTGAGACATAG
- the rplF gene encoding 50S ribosomal protein L6 encodes MSRIGKSPINVPAGVEVEIDASVVHVKGPKGSLEQTILTGLKVEQTESQIQVSIKRGHNEAQAYFGLMRTLIANMVSGVESGFERKLEINGVGYRANVAGEVLNLTLGFSHPIEVKLPAGITASVEKNVVTISGYDKQLVGQVAANIRSLKKPEPYKGKGIKYVEETIRRKAGKAATKG; translated from the coding sequence ATGAGCCGAATTGGAAAATCACCAATTAATGTCCCCGCCGGAGTCGAAGTTGAGATCGATGCTAGCGTGGTCCACGTCAAAGGGCCAAAAGGATCACTTGAACAAACCATCTTGACGGGACTCAAAGTTGAACAGACCGAGAGCCAGATCCAAGTCTCGATCAAACGGGGGCACAACGAAGCTCAGGCCTATTTCGGGCTAATGCGGACTCTGATTGCCAATATGGTTAGTGGGGTTGAATCTGGTTTTGAGCGCAAACTCGAAATCAATGGCGTTGGCTACCGAGCCAATGTGGCTGGAGAGGTCCTAAATTTAACACTCGGCTTTTCCCACCCGATCGAAGTTAAGTTGCCGGCAGGCATCACTGCGAGCGTCGAAAAAAACGTCGTGACCATTAGTGGCTATGATAAGCAATTGGTTGGACAAGTGGCAGCTAATATCCGATCACTCAAAAAACCCGAGCCTTACAAGGGCAAAGGCATTAAATACGTCGAAGAGACTATTCGGCGTAAGGCTGGTAAGGCAGCTACTAAAGGTTAA
- a CDS encoding type Z 30S ribosomal protein S14 gives MAKTSMIVRAARKPKYSTRQQNRCKVCGRPRAYIRKFGLCRICFREYASRGQIPGVTKASW, from the coding sequence ATGGCTAAAACATCGATGATCGTAAGAGCGGCTAGAAAGCCCAAATACTCCACCCGCCAGCAAAACCGCTGCAAGGTTTGTGGTCGCCCCCGGGCCTATATCCGTAAATTCGGACTTTGCCGGATTTGTTTTCGTGAATATGCCTCTCGCGGTCAGATCCCGGGTGTAACTAAGGCTAGTTGGTAA
- the rplR gene encoding 50S ribosomal protein L18: MQTTTKIQQKQRIRAKISGTGSRPRLVASISNRHIVAQLIDDTKGQTLAYASTQTAEVSGSMVKKAELVGARIAEAAKKAKIKTVVFDRGGRIYAQRLNALATAARKGGLEF, translated from the coding sequence ATGCAAACTACGACCAAAATTCAGCAAAAGCAACGCATCCGAGCCAAAATTAGTGGCACGGGGAGCCGACCTCGCTTGGTCGCAAGTATCAGTAACCGCCACATTGTCGCTCAATTGATTGATGATACTAAAGGCCAGACTTTAGCCTACGCTTCAACCCAGACTGCTGAGGTGAGTGGCTCGATGGTCAAAAAGGCCGAGCTGGTTGGTGCGCGCATCGCCGAGGCAGCCAAAAAGGCCAAGATCAAGACCGTGGTCTTTGATCGAGGCGGCCGGATTTATGCTCAAAGACTAAATGCCTTGGCCACAGCGGCTCGCAAAGGTGGACTGGAGTTCTAA
- the rplO gene encoding 50S ribosomal protein L15, which yields MKPHELAASAHKSRKRVGRGISSGHGKTAGRGTKGQNSRSGGGVRLGFEGGQNPLAKRLPKKRGFTSINRIDYQEVNLNQLDSVKGTQITPDTLAQAKLVKSSTKPVKILGDGKIERKLSFKVQAMTIQAKAKVEAAGGTIELLSSTTKP from the coding sequence ATGAAACCGCATGAGCTAGCAGCTAGCGCTCACAAGTCGCGCAAGCGGGTTGGACGAGGCATTAGTTCGGGCCATGGCAAAACCGCTGGTCGCGGCACCAAAGGCCAAAATTCCCGTAGTGGCGGTGGCGTGCGATTGGGTTTTGAGGGTGGTCAGAATCCGCTAGCCAAGCGCTTACCGAAAAAGCGCGGCTTTACCAGCATTAACCGGATCGACTACCAAGAGGTCAATTTGAATCAATTGGATTCGGTCAAAGGTACCCAAATTACTCCCGATACTCTAGCCCAGGCTAAGTTGGTTAAATCCAGCACCAAACCGGTCAAGATTTTGGGTGATGGTAAAATTGAGCGCAAACTGAGTTTCAAAGTCCAAGCCATGACGATACAGGCCAAAGCCAAGGTTGAAGCCGCCGGTGGTACAATTGAACTGCTAAGTTCAACTACCAAACCATAA
- the rpsS gene encoding 30S ribosomal protein S19 — MSRSLKKGPYVDAKLLKKVEALAASDKTVLKTWARASTVAPEMVGRTIAVHNGKVHVPVFISENMVGHKLGEFSPTRKFRGHGGKLAKDQKR; from the coding sequence ATGAGTCGTTCACTCAAAAAAGGCCCATATGTTGATGCCAAGCTACTGAAAAAGGTAGAGGCTTTGGCTGCCTCCGATAAAACCGTTCTCAAAACTTGGGCGAGGGCCTCGACAGTAGCACCGGAAATGGTCGGACGAACCATCGCTGTTCATAACGGCAAAGTCCATGTCCCGGTCTTTATCAGCGAAAACATGGTCGGACACAAATTGGGTGAATTTTCGCCAACTCGCAAATTCCGAGGGCATGGCGGTAAGCTAGCTAAGGATCAGAAACGATGA
- the rpsQ gene encoding 30S ribosomal protein S17: protein MARTLQGQVVSDKMSKTVVVAVGQVKEHPVYRKKFTITKKYQAHDEAEAFKVGDLVEITESRPLSRHKRWVVARKLTTEELEG from the coding sequence ATGGCAAGAACGTTGCAAGGCCAAGTCGTGTCCGATAAAATGAGCAAAACCGTGGTGGTAGCTGTGGGTCAGGTTAAAGAACATCCGGTTTACCGCAAGAAGTTCACGATTACCAAAAAATATCAGGCTCATGATGAGGCCGAGGCTTTTAAGGTTGGCGATTTGGTTGAAATTACCGAGTCCCGCCCCCTGAGCCGCCACAAGCGTTGGGTGGTTGCGCGCAAACTGACAACCGAGGAGCTAGAAGGTTAA
- the rplB gene encoding 50S ribosomal protein L2 encodes MAIKLYNPTTPARRGMTSADTSTITKKRPQKSLLVVKKAGTGRNNQGRITVRHRGAGVKNFYRLVDFKALWPEAKVVAIEYDPNRSARIALVQAEGGQKAYVLAGANMKVGDKLSTGEKAPIRAGNRLPLKAMPVGSSIYNIELTLGRGGQLVRSAGARAQLVAKEGEFCQVKLPSGEVRLINQNCSATLGNVGNESHQNIKYGSAGRRRRLGWRPAVRGKAMNPVDHPHGGGEGAHDIGLRRGPTTPWGKPALGYKTRRRKLTNAMIVRGRKEGRRR; translated from the coding sequence ATGGCTATTAAGCTCTACAACCCAACCACTCCAGCCCGCCGCGGTATGACTAGCGCCGATACTTCGACTATTACCAAAAAGCGCCCACAAAAGTCGCTTTTAGTAGTTAAAAAGGCCGGTACCGGACGAAACAACCAAGGCCGAATCACTGTTCGCCATCGGGGAGCGGGTGTTAAAAACTTTTACCGCTTAGTTGATTTTAAGGCCCTCTGGCCCGAAGCCAAAGTGGTAGCGATTGAATATGACCCCAATCGCAGCGCTCGGATTGCATTAGTGCAAGCTGAAGGTGGCCAAAAGGCCTACGTGTTAGCGGGAGCCAACATGAAAGTTGGTGACAAACTCTCAACTGGCGAAAAAGCCCCGATTCGCGCCGGAAACCGACTGCCGCTGAAAGCTATGCCGGTGGGATCGAGCATTTATAACATTGAACTTACCCTGGGTCGCGGCGGCCAATTGGTTCGCAGTGCTGGTGCCAGAGCCCAGCTGGTGGCTAAAGAAGGCGAATTCTGCCAGGTTAAACTGCCCAGTGGTGAAGTTCGCTTGATTAATCAGAACTGTAGCGCTACCCTTGGGAACGTTGGCAACGAGTCACACCAAAATATTAAATACGGTAGTGCTGGTCGCCGCCGCCGCTTAGGCTGGCGCCCGGCTGTCCGCGGTAAGGCCATGAACCCAGTCGACCATCCGCATGGTGGCGGCGAGGGCGCTCACGATATTGGATTGCGCCGTGGGCCAACAACCCCTTGGGGTAAACCAGCTTTGGGTTACAAAACCCGCCGCCGTAAGTTAACCAATGCCATGATTGTGCGCGGGCGCAAGGAAGGCCGGAGACGCTAA
- the rplD gene encoding 50S ribosomal protein L4, translating into MVKVQAYSKTGTKQAEAVALDKAIFGVEANQQLVAQAYNAYLSNGRSAQPTTLTRGLVRGGGKKPWRQKGTGRARVGSIRVPNWRGGGVVFGPTGVENHIVQQPIKMKRAAIRQALSLKAAQDRIIIIEELNLTGKTKDAASLLAKLGATRRVLVVADDKTAKLDQALRNIPGVTLVQANYLNVFDVMNADSLIMTKKAIELIEQWLGEKAKAPKDQTEPTAQKPATKATPKPAPKAEKAK; encoded by the coding sequence ATGGTTAAGGTTCAAGCTTACAGTAAAACCGGAACCAAGCAGGCCGAAGCCGTAGCCTTAGATAAAGCTATTTTCGGGGTCGAAGCCAACCAGCAATTGGTGGCTCAGGCCTACAATGCTTATCTCAGTAATGGCCGCAGCGCTCAACCGACTACCTTGACGCGAGGCCTGGTTCGCGGTGGCGGTAAGAAACCTTGGCGTCAAAAAGGCACCGGTCGGGCCCGGGTTGGTTCAATCCGCGTGCCCAACTGGCGCGGCGGCGGAGTGGTTTTTGGTCCAACCGGTGTCGAAAATCACATTGTCCAGCAACCGATCAAAATGAAGCGAGCCGCCATTCGGCAAGCTCTTAGCCTCAAGGCCGCCCAAGACCGCATCATCATCATCGAAGAGCTGAATTTGACTGGTAAAACCAAAGATGCTGCTAGCTTGCTGGCTAAACTGGGTGCCACTCGCCGAGTGTTAGTGGTGGCTGACGATAAGACCGCCAAACTTGATCAAGCGCTGCGCAATATCCCAGGAGTCACGCTGGTTCAAGCCAATTACTTGAATGTCTTTGATGTTATGAATGCCGATAGCCTAATTATGACCAAGAAAGCCATCGAATTGATTGAGCAGTGGTTAGGGGAGAAGGCTAAGGCCCCGAAAGATCAAACCGAGCCAACTGCCCAAAAACCAGCAACTAAAGCCACTCCCAAACCAGCCCCCAAGGCGGAAAAGGCCAAATGA
- the rplE gene encoding 50S ribosomal protein L5, with protein MNRLKERYIKEIVPALISEFGYGNINQVPRVEKVIINAGVGRATADSKHLEAVVATLATVSGQAPVTTKAKKSVAAFKLREGNAIGAMTTLRGERMYAFLDRLVAVTLPRIRDFRGISPTAFDAHGNYSLGITDQTIFPEVTYEDASKSHSLQVNIITTAKTQAEGQKLMELIGFPFRRDNG; from the coding sequence ATGAATCGCTTAAAAGAACGCTACATTAAAGAAATCGTGCCGGCTCTGATCAGCGAATTTGGCTATGGTAACATCAACCAAGTCCCTCGCGTTGAAAAGGTCATCATTAACGCTGGCGTGGGCCGAGCCACGGCTGATTCCAAACATTTAGAAGCAGTTGTTGCAACGCTAGCGACGGTCAGTGGTCAGGCCCCGGTTACCACTAAAGCTAAAAAGAGCGTGGCGGCCTTTAAACTGCGCGAAGGTAATGCTATCGGAGCTATGACGACGCTGCGCGGTGAGCGCATGTATGCTTTCCTTGATCGTTTAGTGGCGGTGACTCTGCCGCGCATCCGTGACTTCCGCGGTATTAGCCCGACGGCTTTTGACGCCCACGGCAACTACAGCTTAGGCATTACAGATCAGACAATTTTCCCAGAAGTCACCTACGAGGACGCCTCCAAGAGTCATAGTTTGCAGGTCAATATTATTACGACTGCTAAAACTCAAGCTGAGGGTCAAAAACTAATGGAACTAATCGGGTTCCCGTTTAGGAGAGATAATGGCTAA
- the rpmC gene encoding 50S ribosomal protein L29: MKIADIATKNDKDLQVLVADSRKRIAELVIENRTKESKNVKAVLAARKQLARALTVARQRQLGGEEN, encoded by the coding sequence ATGAAAATCGCAGATATTGCTACTAAAAACGATAAAGACTTGCAGGTGTTGGTGGCTGATAGTCGCAAGCGGATTGCTGAACTAGTGATTGAGAATCGCACCAAAGAGAGTAAAAACGTCAAAGCGGTGCTAGCAGCTCGTAAGCAATTAGCCAGGGCTTTGACCGTCGCCAGACAACGCCAACTGGGCGGGGAGGAGAACTAA
- the rplX gene encoding 50S ribosomal protein L24: MKLKKSDKIMVLAGKDKGKTGEITRVLPANHQIVVEGINIVKRHTKPSNKNPRGGILEITRPMPDGKVALVCPSCKKPTRIGYSLGKTKERICKKCGNVVK, encoded by the coding sequence ATGAAGTTAAAAAAAAGCGACAAGATCATGGTTCTAGCTGGCAAAGACAAGGGTAAAACTGGTGAAATCACACGAGTCTTGCCAGCCAATCACCAAATCGTGGTCGAGGGCATTAACATAGTAAAACGTCACACCAAGCCTTCCAACAAAAACCCCCGGGGCGGGATCCTCGAAATTACCAGACCAATGCCAGATGGCAAGGTGGCGCTGGTGTGCCCCAGTTGTAAGAAACCAACCAGGATTGGCTACAGCCTTGGTAAAACCAAAGAACGTATCTGTAAAAAATGCGGGAACGTGGTGAAATAA
- the rpsH gene encoding 30S ribosomal protein S8, producing MTDPIADMLTRIRNGLMAGRSSILVPHSGIKEAIAKILADQHFIGGYKVSGQVPTKMIEIDLGGQRPVSKVTRVSKPGRRVYLASKQIPTVLSGRGLVIVSTSHGLMAGHEARRQGLGGELICQVW from the coding sequence ATGACAGATCCAATTGCAGATATGTTAACTAGAATTCGCAACGGCCTAATGGCCGGGCGGAGCTCCATTTTGGTGCCGCACTCCGGCATTAAAGAGGCTATTGCTAAAATTTTGGCTGATCAGCACTTTATTGGTGGATACAAAGTCAGCGGACAAGTACCAACCAAAATGATCGAGATTGACTTGGGTGGGCAGCGACCAGTTTCCAAAGTTACGCGGGTGTCTAAACCGGGACGCCGAGTTTATTTAGCTAGCAAACAGATCCCAACCGTGCTTTCCGGGCGTGGTCTGGTGATTGTTTCGACCTCACACGGCCTAATGGCCGGACACGAAGCTAGACGCCAAGGTTTGGGCGGTGAATTAATCTGTCAGGTGTGGTAA
- the rpsC gene encoding 30S ribosomal protein S3 produces the protein MGHKVNPVSMRLQVTKDWQSKWFADKDYANFLVQDIKLRRAAERKLGKRAGVARIDIERSPNLLVVTIYTSKPGVVIGRGGAGAEELKNILTKIAAANIKVAIEEVKRPETNAVLVAENVASQLERRISFRRAMKMSIENALKSGANGAKITVAGRLNGAEMARRETISNGSIPLHTIRADIDFGQALAKTTYGTIGVKVWIYKEAGK, from the coding sequence ATGGGTCATAAAGTCAATCCAGTTAGTATGCGCTTGCAGGTTACCAAAGACTGGCAGTCCAAGTGGTTTGCCGATAAAGACTATGCCAACTTCCTGGTGCAAGATATCAAATTGCGCCGGGCCGCTGAACGTAAGCTAGGCAAACGGGCTGGCGTCGCTCGAATTGATATTGAGCGCTCACCCAATTTACTGGTCGTGACTATTTATACCTCCAAACCTGGCGTGGTCATTGGCCGCGGTGGGGCTGGCGCTGAGGAACTCAAGAATATTCTGACCAAAATCGCTGCCGCCAATATCAAGGTGGCCATCGAAGAGGTTAAACGCCCCGAAACTAACGCCGTCTTGGTGGCCGAAAACGTGGCATCTCAATTGGAACGTCGAATTTCCTTCCGCCGAGCCATGAAGATGTCGATCGAAAACGCCCTGAAATCGGGGGCAAACGGCGCCAAAATTACCGTGGCTGGGCGCTTAAACGGGGCCGAAATGGCCAGGCGGGAAACTATTTCCAACGGCTCTATCCCCCTGCATACCATTCGGGCCGACATTGATTTTGGCCAGGCGCTGGCTAAAACGACTTATGGCACCATTGGCGTCAAGGTTTGGATTTATAAGGAAGCGGGGAAATAA